The following DNA comes from Gloeocapsa sp. DLM2.Bin57.
TAAAGATTTTAACGTCGCCGCTAATATTATTCGCGCACAGGTTACCCCTAATCAGGTAGGTACTTTGGTTTTAGAATTATCTGGCGTTGTCGATGAGTTAGAGGCAGCTATTGAATGGATGCGATCGCAAAATATTAAGGTTACTCTCGCCCAAGATGAAATTAGAATTAATGAGGATGCTTGTGTTGATTGTGGACTTTGTACAGGTGTTTGTCCTACCCAAGCATTAGTATTAGATCCTGATACTTTTCGTCTCAAATTCTTTCAACTTCGCTGTGTTGTTTGTGAACAATGTATCCCCACTTGTCCTGTTCAAGCAATCAGTACTAATCTTTAAACCTTATGATCGAAAAACTAAAAGATGAAATCAGTAAGATTGGCTCTCTTGCTTTATTTTTCTTAATTTGCTTTGGTTATATTCTCTTAATAATCAAGCTTTTTTTGGCAGAGTATAATGTTGATGTCTATGTTTTTTCTAAAGTAATTATTAGTGCCTTAGTTGCTGCTAAAGCTGTGGCTATTATGGATATGACATCTCT
Coding sequences within:
- a CDS encoding ferredoxin, which gives rise to MKKRVTLTFAQSLIQMPVAYRLAKDFNVAANIIRAQVTPNQVGTLVLELSGVVDELEAAIEWMRSQNIKVTLAQDEIRINEDACVDCGLCTGVCPTQALVLDPDTFRLKFFQLRCVVCEQCIPTCPVQAISTNL